Proteins from one Escherichia coli genomic window:
- the yjgR gene encoding helicase HerA-like C-terminal domain-containing protein gives MSEPLLIARTPDTELFLLPGMANRHGLITGATGTGKTVTLQKLAESLSEIGVPVFMADVKGDLTGVAEEGTSSEKLLARLKNIGVNDWQPHANPVVVWDIFGEKGHPVRATVSDLGPLLLARLLNLNDVQSGVLDIIFRIADDQGLLLLDFKDLRAITQYIGDNAKSFQNQYGNISSASVGAIQRGLLSLEQQGAAHFFGEPMLDIKDWMRTDANGKGVINILSAEKLYQMPKLYAASLLWMLSELYEQLPEVGDLEKPKLVFFFDEAHLLFNDAPQVLLDKIEQVIRLIRSKGVGVWFVSQNPSDIPDNVLGQLGNRVQHALRAFTPKDQKAVKAAAQTMRANPAFDTEKAIQELGTGEALISFLDAKGSPSVVERAMVIAPCSRMGPVTEDERNGLINHSPVYGKYEDDVDRESAYEMLQKGFQASTERQNNPPAKGKEVAVDNGILGGLKDILFGTTGPRGGKKDGVVQTMAKSAARQVTNQIVRGVLGSLLGGRKR, from the coding sequence ATGAGCGAACCCCTGTTAATTGCCCGCACGCCGGACACAGAACTGTTTTTACTGCCGGGAATGGCTAACCGTCACGGGCTGATTACTGGCGCAACGGGGACGGGTAAAACCGTTACGCTGCAAAAACTGGCAGAGTCATTGTCGGAAATCGGTGTTCCGGTGTTTATGGCCGATGTGAAAGGTGATTTAACGGGAGTAGCGGAGGAAGGTACATCTTCGGAAAAACTGCTCGCAAGGCTTAAAAATATCGGCGTCAATGACTGGCAACCACATGCTAATCCGGTGGTGGTGTGGGATATCTTTGGCGAGAAAGGCCACCCGGTGCGGGCGACGGTTTCAGACCTGGGGCCGCTGTTGCTGGCGCGACTGTTGAATCTCAACGATGTGCAATCTGGCGTGCTGGATATCATCTTCCGCATTGCTGATGATCAGGGGCTGTTACTGCTCGACTTTAAAGATTTGCGGGCGATTACTCAGTACATCGGCGATAACGCCAAATCCTTCCAGAATCAGTACGGTAATATCAGTAGCGCATCGGTTGGTGCCATCCAGCGCGGGCTGTTGTCGCTGGAACAACAAGGCGCAGCACACTTTTTTGGCGAGCCGATGCTGGATATCAAAGACTGGATGCGTACCGATGCCAATGGTAAAGGGGTTATCAATATCCTCAGCGCCGAGAAGCTCTACCAGATGCCGAAACTGTATGCCGCCAGCCTGCTGTGGATGCTTTCAGAGTTGTATGAACAATTGCCGGAAGTAGGCGATCTGGAGAAACCAAAACTGGTGTTTTTCTTCGACGAAGCACATCTGCTGTTTAACGATGCGCCACAGGTACTGCTGGATAAGATTGAGCAGGTGATAAGGCTTATTCGCTCAAAAGGCGTGGGCGTCTGGTTCGTTTCGCAAAACCCGTCAGATATTCCGGATAATGTGCTCGGACAGCTCGGTAATCGCGTTCAACACGCTTTGCGGGCTTTTACGCCCAAAGATCAGAAAGCAGTAAAAGCTGCGGCGCAAACCATGCGGGCCAATCCGGCGTTTGATACCGAAAAGGCAATCCAGGAACTGGGGACCGGCGAGGCGTTAATCTCGTTTCTCGATGCGAAAGGAAGTCCTTCAGTGGTGGAACGGGCGATGGTTATCGCGCCTTGTTCGCGAATGGGGCCGGTGACGGAAGATGAGCGTAACGGCCTGATTAATCACTCCCCGGTGTATGGCAAGTACGAGGATGACGTGGACCGGGAATCCGCCTATGAGATGTTGCAAAAAGGCTTTCAGGCCAGTACCGAGCGGCAAAATAATCCTCCCGCGAAAGGGAAAGAGGTGGCGGTGGATAACGGTATTCTTGGTGGATTGAAGGATATTTTGTTTGGCACTACCGGACCACGCGGCGGGAAGAAAGATGGTGTGGTGCAAACAATGGCGAAAAGCGCCGCCCGCCAGGTGACGAATCAGATTGTACGCGGTGTGCTGGGGAGTTTGCTGGGGGGGAGAAAAAGGTAA
- the lptG gene encoding LPS export ABC transporter permease LptG: protein MQPFGVLDRYIGKTIFTTIMMTLFMLVSLSGIIKFVDQLKKAGQGSYDALGAGMYTLLSVPKDVQIFFPMAALLGALLGLGMLAQRSELVVMQASGFTRMQVALSVMKTAIPLVLLTMAIGEWVAPQGEQMARNYRAQAMYGGSLLSTQQGLWAKDGNNFVYIERVKGDEELGGISIYAFNENRRLQSVRYAATAKFDPEHKVWRLSQVDESDLTNPKQITGSQTVSGTWKTNLTPDKLGVVALDPDALSISGLHNYVKYLKSSGQDAGRYQLNMWSKIFQPLSVAVMMLMALSFIFGPLRSVPMGVRVVTGISFGFVFYVLDQIFGPLTLVYGIPPIIGALLPSASFFLISLWLLMRKS, encoded by the coding sequence ATGCAACCTTTTGGCGTACTTGACCGCTATATCGGTAAAACTATTTTCACCACCATTATGATGACGCTGTTCATGCTGGTGTCGCTGTCGGGCATTATCAAGTTTGTCGATCAGCTGAAAAAAGCCGGGCAGGGGAGTTACGACGCGTTAGGCGCAGGAATGTATACCTTGCTGAGCGTGCCGAAAGATGTGCAAATCTTCTTCCCGATGGCGGCTCTGCTGGGTGCATTACTTGGGTTGGGGATGCTGGCGCAGCGCAGCGAACTGGTGGTCATGCAGGCTTCTGGTTTTACCCGTATGCAGGTGGCACTGTCGGTGATGAAAACCGCCATTCCGCTGGTCTTGTTGACGATGGCGATTGGCGAATGGGTCGCACCGCAGGGCGAGCAGATGGCGCGTAACTACCGTGCGCAGGCGATGTACGGTGGCTCGTTGCTCTCTACCCAGCAAGGTTTATGGGCAAAAGATGGCAACAACTTCGTCTACATTGAGCGGGTTAAAGGTGACGAAGAGTTAGGTGGCATCAGTATCTATGCCTTTAATGAGAATCGTCGTCTGCAATCTGTACGCTATGCCGCTACCGCGAAGTTTGACCCGGAACATAAAGTATGGCGTCTGTCGCAGGTTGATGAATCTGATCTGACCAATCCGAAACAGATCACTGGTTCACAGACGGTGAGCGGTACCTGGAAAACCAACCTCACGCCAGACAAACTGGGCGTGGTGGCGCTGGACCCGGATGCACTCTCCATCAGTGGTTTGCACAACTACGTGAAGTATCTGAAGTCGAGCGGTCAGGATGCCGGACGTTATCAGCTCAACATGTGGAGCAAAATCTTCCAGCCGTTATCCGTGGCGGTGATGATGCTGATGGCGCTGTCGTTCATCTTCGGCCCACTGCGTAGCGTGCCGATGGGCGTGCGTGTGGTCACCGGTATCAGCTTCGGTTTTGTCTTCTACGTACTGGACCAGATCTTCGGCCCGCTGACGCTGGTTTACGGCATCCCGCCGATCATCGGCGCACTGTTGCCAAGCGCCAGCTTCTTCTTAATCAGTCTGTGGCTGTTAATGAGAAAATCGTAA
- the lptF gene encoding LPS export ABC transporter permease LptF: MIIIRYLVRETLKSQLAILFILLLIFFCQKLVRILGAAVDGDIPANLVLSLLGLGVPEMAQLILPLSLFLGLLMTLGKLYTESEITVMHACGLSKAVLVKAAMILAVFTAIVAAVNVMWAGPWSSRHQDEVLAEAKANPGMAALAQGQFQQATNGSSVLFIESVDGSDFKDVFLAQIRPKGNARPSVVVADSGHLTQLRDGSQVVTLNQGTRFEGTALLRDFRITDFQDYQAIIGHQAVALDPNDTDQMDMRTLWNTDTDRARAELNWRITLVFTVFMMALMVVPLSVVNPRQGRVLSMLPAMLLYLLFFLIQTSLKSNGGKGKLDPTLWMWTVNLIYLALAIVLNLWDTVPVRRLRASFSRKGAV, from the coding sequence GTGATAATCATAAGATATCTGGTGCGGGAGACGCTCAAAAGCCAGCTGGCGATACTCTTCATCTTGCTTTTGATCTTTTTCTGTCAAAAGTTAGTGAGGATCCTCGGCGCAGCGGTTGACGGCGATATTCCGGCGAATCTGGTGCTCTCCCTCCTCGGGTTGGGCGTGCCGGAAATGGCGCAGCTTATCCTGCCATTAAGCCTGTTCCTCGGGCTGCTGATGACGCTGGGCAAACTGTATACCGAAAGTGAAATTACGGTAATGCATGCCTGCGGCCTGAGCAAAGCGGTGTTGGTGAAAGCGGCAATGATCCTTGCGGTATTCACGGCAATCGTCGCGGCGGTTAACGTCATGTGGGCGGGACCGTGGTCATCGCGACATCAGGATGAAGTGTTAGCAGAAGCGAAAGCGAACCCTGGCATGGCAGCGCTGGCGCAAGGGCAATTCCAGCAAGCGACTAATGGCAGCTCGGTGCTGTTCATCGAAAGCGTTGACGGCAGCGATTTCAAAGATGTGTTCCTCGCGCAAATTCGACCAAAAGGTAATGCACGTCCTTCTGTGGTGGTGGCCGATTCCGGACATTTAACCCAGCTGCGCGACGGCTCCCAGGTCGTCACTCTCAACCAGGGAACGCGCTTCGAAGGCACTGCACTGTTACGCGATTTCCGCATTACGGACTTCCAGGATTATCAGGCGATCATTGGTCACCAGGCGGTGGCGCTCGACCCGAACGATACTGACCAGATGGACATGCGCACATTGTGGAACACTGACACCGATCGTGCCCGCGCAGAACTGAACTGGCGTATCACGCTGGTATTCACCGTGTTTATGATGGCACTTATGGTCGTTCCGCTGAGCGTGGTTAACCCGCGTCAGGGGCGCGTACTGTCGATGCTGCCAGCCATGCTGCTGTATCTGTTGTTCTTCCTGATCCAGACCTCCCTGAAATCGAACGGCGGTAAAGGTAAGCTGGACCCGACGCTGTGGATGTGGACCGTAAACCTGATTTATCTGGCTTTGGCGATTGTTCTCAACCTTTGGGACACCGTGCCGGTCCGCCGCCTGCGCGCCAGTTTTTCGCGTAAAGGAGCGGTGTGA
- the ytgA gene encoding protein YtgA, whose translation MSIIILATISTTQENK comes from the coding sequence TTGAGTATAATTATCTTAGCGACGATTTCGACGACTCAAGAGAATAAATGA
- the pepA gene encoding leucyl aminopeptidase, giving the protein MEFSVKSGSPEKQRSACIVVGVFEPRRLSPIAEQLDKISDGYISALLRRGELEGKPGQTLLLHHVPNVLSERILLIGCGKERELDERQYKQVIQKTINTLNDTGSMEAVCFLTELHVKGRNNYWKVRQAVETAKETLYSFDQLKTNKSEPRRPLRKMVFNVPTRRELTSGERAIQHGLAIAAGIKAAKDLGNMPPNICNAAYLASQARQLADSYSKNVITRVIGEQQMKELGMHSYLAVGQGSQNESLMSVIEYKGNASEDARPIVLVGKGLTFDSGGISIKPSEGMDEMKYDMCGAAAVYGVMRMVAELQLPINVIGVLAGCENMPGGRAYRPGDVLTTMSGQTVEVLNTDAEGRLVLCDVLTYVERFEPEAVIDVATLTGACVIALGHHITGLMANHNPLAHELIAASEQSGDRAWRLPLGDEYQEQLESNFADMANIGGRPGGAITAGCFLSRFTRKYNWAHLDIAGTAWRSGKAKGATGRPVALLAQFLLNRAGFNGEE; this is encoded by the coding sequence ATGGAGTTTAGTGTAAAAAGCGGTAGCCCGGAGAAACAGCGGAGTGCCTGCATCGTCGTGGGCGTCTTCGAACCACGTCGCCTTTCTCCGATTGCAGAACAGCTCGATAAAATCAGCGATGGGTACATCAGCGCCCTGCTGCGTCGGGGCGAACTGGAAGGAAAACCGGGGCAGACACTGTTGCTGCACCATGTTCCGAATGTACTTTCCGAACGAATTCTCCTTATTGGTTGCGGCAAAGAACGTGAACTGGATGAGCGTCAGTACAAGCAGGTTATTCAGAAAACCATTAATACGCTGAATGATACTGGCTCGATGGAAGCGGTCTGCTTTCTGACTGAACTGCACGTTAAAGGCCGTAACAACTACTGGAAAGTGCGTCAGGCTGTCGAGACGGCAAAAGAGACGCTCTACAGCTTTGATCAGTTGAAAACGAATAAGAGCGAGCCGCGTCGCCCGCTGCGTAAGATGGTCTTCAACGTGCCGACCCGCCGTGAACTGACCAGCGGCGAGCGCGCGATCCAACACGGTCTGGCGATTGCCGCCGGGATTAAAGCAGCAAAAGATCTCGGCAATATGCCGCCGAATATCTGTAATGCCGCTTATCTCGCCTCTCAGGCGCGCCAGCTGGCTGACAGCTACAGCAAGAATGTCATCACCCGCGTTATCGGCGAACAGCAGATGAAAGAGCTGGGGATGCATTCCTATCTGGCGGTCGGTCAGGGTTCGCAGAACGAATCGCTGATGTCGGTGATTGAGTACAAAGGCAACGCGTCGGAAGATGCACGCCCAATCGTGCTGGTCGGTAAAGGTTTAACCTTCGACTCCGGCGGTATCTCCATCAAGCCTTCAGAAGGCATGGATGAGATGAAGTACGATATGTGCGGCGCGGCGGCGGTTTACGGCGTGATGCGTATGGTCGCGGAGCTGCAACTGCCGATTAACGTTATCGGCGTGCTGGCAGGTTGCGAAAACATGCCTGGCGGCCGAGCCTATCGTCCGGGCGATGTGTTAACCACCATGTCCGGTCAAACCGTTGAAGTGCTGAACACCGACGCCGAAGGCCGTCTGGTACTGTGCGATGTGTTAACTTACGTTGAGCGTTTTGAGCCGGAAGCGGTGATTGACGTGGCGACGCTGACCGGTGCCTGCGTTATCGCGCTAGGCCATCACATTACCGGCCTGATGGCGAATCATAACCCACTGGCCCATGAGCTGATTGCCGCGTCTGAACAATCCGGTGACCGCGCATGGCGTTTGCCGCTGGGTGACGAGTATCAGGAACAGCTGGAGTCCAATTTTGCCGATATGGCGAACATTGGCGGTCGTCCTGGCGGGGCGATTACCGCTGGTTGCTTCCTGTCGCGCTTTACCCGTAAGTACAACTGGGCACACCTGGATATCGCCGGTACCGCCTGGCGTTCTGGTAAGGCGAAAGGCGCAACCGGCCGCCCGGTGGCGTTGCTGGCACAGTTCCTGTTAAACCGCGCCGGGTTTAACGGCGAAGAGTAA
- the holC gene encoding DNA polymerase III subunit chi, with the protein MKNATFYLLDNDTTVDGLSAVEQLVCEIAAERWRSGKRVLIACEDEKQAYRLDEALWARPAESFVPHNLAGEGPRGGAPVEIAWPQKRSSSPRDILISLRTSFADFATAFTEVVDFVPYEDSLKQLARERYKAYRVAGFNLNTATWK; encoded by the coding sequence ATGAAAAACGCGACGTTCTACCTTCTGGACAATGACACCACCGTCGATGGCTTAAGCGCCGTTGAGCAGCTGGTGTGCGAAATTGCCGCAGAACGTTGGCGCAGCGGTAAGCGCGTGCTCATCGCCTGTGAAGATGAAAAGCAGGCTTACCGGCTGGATGAAGCCCTGTGGGCGCGTCCGGCAGAAAGCTTTGTTCCGCATAATTTAGCGGGAGAAGGACCGCGCGGCGGTGCACCGGTGGAGATCGCCTGGCCGCAAAAACGCAGCAGCAGCCCGCGCGATATATTGATTAGTCTGCGAACAAGCTTTGCAGATTTTGCCACCGCTTTCACAGAAGTGGTAGACTTCGTTCCTTATGAAGATTCTCTGAAACAACTGGCGCGCGAACGCTATAAAGCCTACCGCGTGGCTGGTTTCAACCTGAATACGGCAACCTGGAAATAA
- the valS gene encoding valine--tRNA ligase, with translation MEKTYNPQDIEQPLYEHWEKQGYFKPNGDESQESFCIMIPPPNVTGSLHMGHAFQQTIMDTMIRYQRMQGKNTLWQVGTDHAGIATQMVVERKIAAEEGKTRHDYGREAFIDKIWEWKAESGGTITRQMRRLGNSVDWERERFTMDEGLSNAVKEVFVRLYKEDLIYRGKRLVNWDPKLRTAISDLEVENRESKGSMWHIRYPLADGAKTADGKDYLVVATTRPETLLGDTGVAVNPEDPRYKDLIGKSVILPLVNRRIPIVGDEHADMEKGTGCVKITPAHDFNDYEVGKRHALPMINILTFDGDIRESAQVFDTKGNESDVYSSEIPAEFQKLERFAARKAVVAAIDALGLLEEIKPHDLTVPYGDRGGVVIEPMLTDQWYVRADVLAKPAVEAVENGDIQFVPKQYENMYFSWMRDIQDWCISRQLWWGHRIPAWYDEAGNVYVGRNEDEVRKENNLGADVALRQDEDVLDTWFSSALWTFSTLGWPENTDALRQFHPTSVMVSGFDIIFFWIARMIMMTMHFIKDENGKPQVPFHTVYMTGLIRDDEGQKMSKSKGNVIDPLDMVDGISLPELLEKRTGNMMQPQLADKIRKRTEKQFPNGIEPHGTDALRFTLAALASTGRDINWDMKRLEGYRNFCNKLWNASRFVLMNTEGQDCGFNGGEMTLSLADRWILAEFNQTIKAYREALDSFRFDIAAGILYEFTWNQFCDWYLELTKPVMNGGTEAELRGTRHTLVTVLEGLLRLAHPIIPFITETIWQRVKVICGITADTIMLQPFPQYDASQVDEAALADTEWLKQAIVAVRNIRAEMNIAPGKPLELLLRGCSADAERRVNENRGFLQTLARLESITVLPADDKGPVSVTKIIDGAELLIPMAGLINKEDELARLAKEVAKIEGEISRIENKLANEGFVARAPEAVIAKEREKLEGYAEAKAKLIEQQAVIAAL, from the coding sequence ATGGAAAAGACATACAACCCACAAGATATCGAACAGCCGCTTTACGAGCACTGGGAAAAGCAGGGCTACTTTAAGCCTAATGGCGATGAAAGCCAGGAAAGTTTCTGCATCATGATCCCGCCGCCGAACGTCACCGGCAGTTTGCATATGGGTCACGCCTTCCAGCAAACCATCATGGATACCATGATCCGCTATCAGCGCATGCAGGGCAAAAACACCCTGTGGCAGGTCGGTACTGACCACGCCGGGATCGCTACCCAGATGGTAGTTGAGCGCAAGATTGCCGCAGAAGAAGGTAAAACCCGTCACGACTACGGCCGCGAAGCTTTCATCGACAAAATCTGGGAATGGAAAGCGGAATCTGGCGGCACCATTACCCGTCAGATGCGTCGTCTCGGCAACTCCGTGGACTGGGAGCGTGAACGCTTCACCATGGACGAAGGCCTGTCCAATGCGGTGAAAGAAGTTTTCGTTCGTCTGTATAAAGAAGACCTAATTTACCGTGGCAAACGCCTGGTAAACTGGGATCCGAAACTGCGTACTGCTATCTCTGACCTGGAAGTGGAAAACCGCGAATCGAAAGGTTCGATGTGGCACATCCGCTATCCGCTGGCTGACGGCGCGAAAACCGCAGATGGTAAAGATTATCTGGTGGTTGCGACTACCCGTCCGGAAACCCTGCTGGGCGATACCGGCGTGGCCGTTAACCCGGAAGATCCGCGTTACAAAGATCTGATTGGCAAATCTGTCATTCTGCCGCTGGTTAACCGCCGTATTCCGATCGTTGGCGACGAACACGCCGACATGGAAAAAGGCACTGGCTGCGTGAAAATCACTCCGGCGCACGACTTTAACGACTATGAAGTCGGTAAACGTCACGCCCTGCCGATGATCAACATCCTGACCTTTGACGGTGATATCCGTGAAAGCGCCCAGGTGTTCGATACCAAAGGTAACGAATCTGACGTTTATTCCAGCGAAATCCCGGCAGAATTCCAGAAACTCGAGCGTTTTGCCGCGCGTAAAGCCGTCGTTGCTGCGATTGACGCGCTCGGCCTGCTGGAAGAAATTAAACCGCACGATCTGACCGTTCCTTATGGCGACCGTGGCGGCGTGGTTATCGAACCGATGCTGACCGACCAGTGGTACGTACGTGCCGACGTGCTGGCGAAACCGGCAGTTGAAGCGGTTGAGAACGGCGACATTCAGTTCGTACCGAAGCAGTACGAAAACATGTACTTCTCCTGGATGCGCGATATTCAGGACTGGTGTATCTCTCGTCAGCTGTGGTGGGGTCACCGTATCCCGGCATGGTACGACGAAGCGGGTAACGTTTATGTTGGCCGCAACGAAGACGAAGTGCGTAAAGAAAATAACCTCGGTGCTGATGTTGCCCTGCGTCAGGACGAAGATGTTCTCGACACCTGGTTCTCCTCCGCACTGTGGACCTTCTCTACCCTTGGCTGGCCGGAAAACACCGACGCCCTGCGTCAGTTCCACCCAACCAGCGTGATGGTATCTGGTTTCGACATCATCTTCTTCTGGATTGCCCGCATGATCATGATGACCATGCACTTCATCAAAGATGAAAATGGCAAACCGCAGGTGCCGTTCCACACCGTTTACATGACCGGTCTGATTCGTGATGACGAAGGTCAAAAGATGTCCAAATCCAAGGGTAACGTGATTGACCCGCTGGATATGGTTGACGGTATTTCGCTGCCGGAACTGCTGGAAAAACGTACCGGTAATATGATGCAGCCGCAGCTGGCGGACAAAATCCGTAAGCGCACCGAGAAGCAGTTCCCGAACGGCATTGAGCCGCACGGTACTGACGCGCTGCGCTTCACCCTGGCGGCGCTGGCTTCTACCGGTCGTGACATCAACTGGGATATGAAGCGTCTGGAAGGCTACCGTAACTTCTGTAACAAGCTGTGGAACGCCAGCCGCTTTGTGCTGATGAACACAGAAGGTCAGGATTGCGGCTTCAACGGCGGCGAAATGACGCTGTCGCTGGCGGACCGCTGGATTCTGGCGGAGTTCAACCAGACCATCAAAGCGTACCGCGAAGCGCTGGACAGCTTCCGCTTCGATATCGCCGCAGGCATTTTGTATGAGTTCACCTGGAACCAGTTCTGTGACTGGTATCTGGAGCTGACCAAGCCGGTAATGAACGGTGGAACAGAAGCCGAACTGCGCGGTACTCGCCATACGCTGGTGACTGTACTGGAAGGTCTGCTGCGCCTCGCGCATCCGATCATTCCGTTCATCACCGAAACCATCTGGCAGCGTGTGAAAGTAATTTGCGGTATCACTGCCGACACCATCATGCTGCAGCCGTTCCCGCAGTACGATGCATCTCAGGTTGATGAAGCCGCACTGGCCGACACCGAATGGCTGAAACAGGCGATCGTTGCGGTACGTAACATCCGTGCAGAAATGAACATCGCGCCGGGCAAACCGCTGGAACTGTTGCTTCGTGGTTGCAGCGCGGATGCAGAACGTCGCGTAAATGAAAACCGTGGCTTCCTGCAAACGCTGGCGCGTCTGGAAAGTATCACCGTGCTGCCTGCCGATGACAAAGGTCCGGTTTCCGTTACGAAGATCATCGACGGTGCAGAGCTGCTGATCCCGATGGCTGGCCTCATCAACAAAGAAGATGAGCTGGCGCGTCTGGCGAAAGAAGTGGCGAAGATTGAAGGTGAAATCAGCCGTATCGAGAACAAACTGGCGAACGAAGGCTTTGTCGCCCGCGCACCGGAAGCGGTCATCGCGAAAGAGCGTGAGAAGCTGGAAGGCTATGCAGAAGCGAAAGCCAAGCTGATTGAACAGCAGGCGGTTATCGCTGCGCTGTAA
- the yjgN gene encoding YjgN family protein — protein MAQVINEMDVPSHSFVFHGTGERYFLICVVNVLLTIITLGIYLPWALMKCKRYLYANMEVNGQRFSYGITGGNVFVSCLVFVFFYFAILMTVSADMPLVGCVLTLLLLVLLIFMAAKGLRHQALMTSLNGVRFSFNCSMKGFWWVTFFLPILMAVGMGTVFFISTKMLHANSSSSVIISMVLMAIVGIVSIGIFNGTLYSLVMSFLWSNTSFGIHRFKVKLDTTYCIKYAILAFLALLPFLAVAGYIIFDQILNAYDSSVYANDDIENLQQFMEMQRKMIIAQLIYYFGIAVSTSYLTVSLRNHFMSNLSLNDGRIRFRSTLTYHGMLYRMCALVVISGITGGLAYPLLKIWMIDWQAKNTYLLGDLDDLPLINKEEQPDKGFLASISRGVMPSLPFL, from the coding sequence ATGGCTCAAGTTATTAATGAAATGGATGTTCCGTCCCATTCGTTTGTTTTTCATGGTACAGGTGAGAGGTATTTTCTTATTTGTGTGGTGAATGTGTTGTTAACGATTATAACGTTAGGTATCTATTTACCATGGGCATTAATGAAATGTAAGCGTTATCTTTATGCTAATATGGAAGTTAACGGACAACGATTTTCTTATGGAATTACCGGTGGGAATGTTTTTGTTAGTTGTCTTGTTTTTGTTTTTTTCTATTTCGCAATCTTAATGACAGTGTCAGCAGATATGCCGCTTGTTGGTTGTGTTTTGACTTTGTTACTGTTGGTTTTGCTTATATTTATGGCAGCAAAAGGACTGCGTCATCAGGCCTTAATGACCAGTCTCAACGGCGTAAGATTTAGTTTTAATTGCTCTATGAAAGGGTTCTGGTGGGTGACCTTTTTCTTGCCGATTTTAATGGCCGTTGGGATGGGGACTGTTTTCTTTATCTCGACAAAGATGCTACATGCCAATAGTTCAAGTAGTGTTATTATATCTATGGTTCTGATGGCAATAGTTGGTATTGTTTCCATTGGTATTTTTAATGGTACTTTATATAGTCTGGTAATGAGTTTTCTCTGGAGCAATACCAGTTTCGGTATACATCGTTTCAAGGTGAAATTAGATACTACGTATTGTATAAAATATGCCATTCTCGCATTTTTAGCTTTATTGCCTTTTCTCGCTGTTGCTGGTTATATTATCTTCGATCAAATATTAAATGCGTATGATAGTTCTGTATATGCAAATGATGACATTGAGAATTTACAGCAATTTATGGAAATGCAACGTAAAATGATAATCGCGCAGTTAATCTATTATTTTGGGATTGCTGTTAGCACCAGTTATTTAACGGTGTCGTTGCGAAACCATTTTATGAGCAACCTGTCACTGAATGATGGGCGTATTCGTTTTCGCTCAACTTTAACGTACCACGGTATGCTTTATCGCATGTGTGCGTTGGTGGTGATATCCGGGATTACGGGCGGTCTGGCTTATCCACTGTTGAAAATATGGATGATTGACTGGCAGGCAAAAAATACGTATTTGCTGGGCGATTTGGATGACCTTCCTTTAATTAATAAAGAAGAACAACCAGATAAAGGCTTCTTAGCCAGTATTTCTCGGGGAGTTATGCCTTCTTTACCATTTCTGTAA
- the yjgM gene encoding GNAT family N-acetyltransferase, with product MNNIAPQSPVMRRLTLQDNPAIARVIRQVSAEYGLTADKGYTVADPNLDELYQVYSQPGHAYWVVEYEGEVVGGGGIAPLTGSESDICELQKMYFLPAIRGKGLAKKLALMAMEQAREMGFKRCYLETTAFLKEAIALYEHLGFEHIDYALGCTGHVDCEVRMLREL from the coding sequence ATGAATAACATTGCGCCGCAATCACCTGTAATGCGTCGCCTGACGCTGCAGGATAATCCTGCTATCGCCCGCGTCATTCGTCAGGTATCCGCCGAATACGGTCTTACCGCTGATAAAGGCTACACCGTCGCCGATCCGAATCTTGACGAGCTGTATCAAGTGTATAGTCAGCCTGGCCATGCATATTGGGTAGTTGAGTACGAGGGTGAAGTGGTCGGCGGCGGTGGGATAGCGCCATTAACCGGGAGTGAGTCGGACATTTGCGAACTGCAAAAGATGTATTTTCTTCCGGCTATCCGCGGCAAAGGGCTGGCAAAAAAACTGGCCTTAATGGCGATGGAGCAGGCGCGAGAGATGGGTTTCAAACGCTGCTATCTGGAAACGACAGCTTTTTTAAAGGAAGCCATTGCGCTTTATGAGCATTTGGGCTTTGAGCATATCGACTATGCGCTTGGCTGCACGGGCCATGTCGATTGTGAAGTGCGGATGTTGCGCGAACTCTAA
- the rraB gene encoding ribonuclease E inhibitor RraB: protein MANPEQLEEQREETRLIIEELLEDGSDPDALYTIEHHLSADDLETLEKAAVEAFKLGYEVTDPEELEVEDGDIVICCDILSECALNADLIDAQVEQLMTLAEKFDVEYDGWGTYFEDPNGEDGDDEDFVDEDDDGVRH from the coding sequence ATGGCAAACCCGGAACAACTGGAAGAACAGCGTGAAGAAACACGTTTGATTATTGAAGAATTACTGGAAGATGGCAGCGATCCGGACGCGCTGTACACCATCGAACACCATCTTTCCGCAGACGATCTGGAAACTCTGGAAAAAGCAGCAGTTGAAGCGTTTAAACTCGGTTACGAAGTGACCGATCCAGAAGAGCTGGAAGTTGAAGATGGTGATATCGTGATTTGCTGCGACATCCTCAGCGAGTGCGCGTTGAATGCCGATCTGATCGATGCCCAGGTTGAACAACTGATGACGCTGGCGGAGAAATTTGACGTTGAGTACGACGGTTGGGGCACTTACTTTGAAGATCCTAACGGCGAAGATGGCGACGATGAAGATTTTGTCGATGAAGACGATGACGGGGTTCGCCACTAA